GAACATGGCACTAAAGTTGAGAATGCTGCAAAAGCAGCGGGTATGCTAACGCATGAATACTGCACTGAAATATCATTGAAATTCCTAGAAATGTGTCATATGTTtggtattaaatattcagattTTATTAGAACAACTGAAAAACGACATATGAATGCAGTTCATCATTTTTGGGTTGTTAAACTATTCAAGTAACAgtcttatatttaatattatattaactgtgcaataaaaatttgaaaacttcCAGAATTGTTTAGAAGAAAGAGGGCACATTTACTTAGGAAGATATTCTGGATGGTACAGTACATTGGATGAAACTTTTGTCTCGGATACAGAATTAATAGAAGAGAAAGATAAAGctggaaatattatacaagtaTCAAACGAATCTGGGAATCCTGTGGAGTGGACCGAAGaagataattacaaatttcggCTTACTTCTTTCAAAgatgatttaaaatattggCTGAAGAATGGTATATCTATTTACAACTCCTTTGATtgaatgaatttgtttttattgaagaaaatcgttattttaatatacaaaactgtatttagaaaatacagtaCAACCGGCAATATATCGTAATACGTTGTTGAATTGGATCGAAGATCTACAAGACTTAAGTATTTCTAGACCTATTAGCAGAGTGCCCTGGGCAATTCCTACTCCGAATGATAACTCTCATACCATATATGTATGGTTTGATGCATTAGTGAATTATTTAACTGGGGTAAACTATCCGAATAGatcgtttaaacaattttggcCACCATCCATACAGGTAAATgtctttactttattttaatataaaataatttaataatattataaagcattTAAAATTCAGGAAATCATTGTTAAAATCTaacaatgtttataaataggTTGTAGGAAAagatatattgaaatttcatggCATATATTGGCCAGCATTTTTGATAGGTGCTGGCCTCGAACCACCAAAGAAACTCTTATGTCACGGGCACTGGACTATCGATGATCTGAAAATGTCAAAATCTAGAGGAAATGTGATTTCTCCATTTGAAGCTATGACTAATTACACACCAGAAGGTTTAAGATATTTCCTCTTGCGTCAAGCGGTACTACATTCGAATGCAAGTAAGGCAAATGTATAAcattactatatatatttatatgtaattcCTTTTATTCGCCGCAAAGATAACgatgtttattttaacgttTGACACTTCGTTTCCTATTTTCAGACTATAAtgctaaaaaaattcagaactTATTAAATGCCGAACTTGCCAATAACATGGGAAACTTAATTAATCGATGTTTGGGTAAAAGTATCAATCCGAACAGAACGATACCTTCTCCAAGCACCTATATAGAAGTTTTAAAATCCAAAGCAgctattgaaaatataaaaactctGGAAGTAATAGGTGAAAAAACCAGAGTGTTTTATGAGAAATGTCAGTTGCATAACGTAGTAGATACTGTCATGAATATGTTACACATTTCAAATCAAATGTTCAACGACCATAAACCATGGTATTTACGCGAATCTAGTAACTTTGACTCAGCCAAAGAACTCGAAGCTGTGATATCTCTTAGTTTAGAAAGTGTACGGGTGGCCGCTACGATATTATACCCAATAATCCCAAGAGTAGCTTCTACTATCCTGGATTCGTTTCAAATGCCAAGATTAGATCGTAGTTGGAACGAAACAACACCACTTCACATAACAGATGCTTTAAATAGAACAAATCGTACTGTACtacaaaatgaattgttatttaaaaaaataaattaaaaatgtatcgagtGGATTTTCAATACCAATTGGTGGGTATAGATCGATGCAGGATAAGGttgtaataaaacatttcaaatttaacacCCGCGTGGAAGTCTTACGCTAATATATTTACAGAGAACGGTCATTCAAACATATCATTAGTATACATGAACATCGTGCACATGTCACTCCGACAAGGGAGACTTAGTCGTTTAATGGcctctttttaatttactatGATATATATTCCTAACATCCGCTTCTCTCTCTAGTCGGAATGCAATGCACTTTGCAGCGTAGATATAGATGTATGGAAGTGGCTCGACGAAACATCGTGAGCGCTGGTAGCCTTTCGCGAGGATTTCTTTCGTTTGGAATATATTACGCAGATTCGAGTTAGATTCAACGGGTTACACGTGATTTTGCGTTACGTTAGCACCTAAACGAAACATCGCttaaaatgcataaaatacgTGGATCGCGACTGGGTGTCCCgtcaaatagaaaaataaataaatgtctatTTACAAGATGGAAAATGAATCTGTGCGGGTTTCGCCGCAGTTCTAATACTAATAAGCTACGATTCGACAGACGTTACTATTAGTGCTCCGCGTAACATCCAGCTTTACGTCGTAGATGCGCTATCAACATGATTTCATAATTACAATTGCTTTATGAGAACGTTATTCTAAATACCTACACTCGAATTTCTCTACGaataaatctgtttttttttctcttttttatttcaaactgatATCTTCCTGTTGAATTTCTACACAGctctcgtttatttatttattattttttttaatcgtggGTGGATTATGTCTCATGGATATGTTTTGAACTACCTTTTGGTGATTGTCTTTAATTTTCCTCTTAATCGATTGCTTATACCGACAAGTTTCGTCACCTTTCACCGTTTATGGATAAAAAAtactgagtaaaaaaattcatacggAATTTTCGTCGTTCATCCTAAGCcataattaatatcgatttCAGTTTTTAGCGCCGAAACGGAGGGATTGAGACAACATTGAACTTTCCCTAGTATGTTCGATATGTAGATAATTCTATTGCTTAGGGCGATACGATatctgtacatttttatagcATATTATAtccgtttaaaaatacagGACAAAATTGTGTTATATGAACCTTTGGTTTCGCGAAAACCAATTTGTAGAATGTTCAAGTTTCGATTATGGCAAGTACAGGTTCAGATTTTTTAACACTCTGCATTAgtcttttttttgttgtattcgAATACGATACGATCGATAATTACGTTATTTGGCAAATTCATAAAGGAAAAGTTCAATAACGTGCTCTGTATTACGACaaaatttcgtaaattgtGTAATATCTTGCTTGAATAAGTAAACGACAAACTTTATCGTTACGGTTAAcgttgatatttataattgctgTTCTAAACGTTCCATAAGTTTTCGCGGGCTAGTAGTAGAATGCAAGCAGTGTTCGAccctttaaaaaagaatttaaagtaTTTACCGGAATTTTGATTTAACGATTTTCTGATTCGATCGACCAGATTTACACGTTAACACGAGATGTTGACTTACGTACTGTCGCTggaagggatcttgtgaggtcgtaaacCGAAACAGTAGTTATTGCTTTATTGGCCCAGGTAATTGATCCGTAGGACGACAGAGGTGACGCGGCTCtaaagtatacagggtgtccaaaaaatgttgtaacaccttgaaatgggtggttcgggaggtgatttgaaacaactttttccttagcgaaaatgttgtccgaggcttcgttgaggagatattaacggaaaacgtcgaccaatcagagcgcgcgtataccgttggagcggccgtggtagcgaaggctacgagctaagcggctgcgtcaatgtccttcgatgcacgtccaGTCGCTTGGTCGCGTACAAGCgtggccgcttagctcgtagccttcgctatcgcggccgctccaacggtaaccacgcgctctgattggtcagtgtttttcgttaatatctcctcaacgaagcctcggacaatattttcgctaaggaaaaagttgtttcaaatcaccccccgaaccacctctttcaagatgttacaacattttt
This portion of the Hylaeus volcanicus isolate JK05 chromosome 4, UHH_iyHylVolc1.0_haploid, whole genome shotgun sequence genome encodes:
- the LOC128874844 gene encoding methionine--tRNA ligase, mitochondrial-like isoform X2; protein product: MTSRSKLDKVLNDLQKNPYFDKYAEKIAKFQKTCPEEFLQRAENQEKKERKAKVAVHLTRSSVQSLWTFPFLKTKIQSSWSHINKNNFCDNAIKNTYITTPIFYVNAGPHIGHLYTAVLADAMARFNSMLGHSVFLNTGTDEHGTKVENAAKAAGMLTHEYCTEISLKFLEMCHMFGIKYSDFIRTTEKRHMNAVHHFWNCLEERGHIYLGRYSGWYSTLDETFVSDTELIEEKDKAGNIIQVSNESGNPVEWTEEDNYKFRLTSFKDDLKYWLKNENTVQPAIYRNTLLNWIEDLQDLSISRPISRVPWAIPTPNDNSHTIYVWFDALVNYLTGVNYPNRSFKQFWPPSIQVVGKDILKFHGIYWPAFLIGAGLEPPKKLLCHGHWTIDDLKMSKSRGNVISPFEAMTNYTPEGLRYFLLRQAVLHSNANYNAKKIQNLLNAELANNMGNLINRCLGKSINPNRTIPSPSTYIEVLKSKAAIENIKTLEVIGEKTRVFYEKCQLHNVVDTVMNMLHISNQMFNDHKPWYLRESSNFDSAKELEAVISLSLESVRVAATILYPIIPRVASTILDSFQMPRLDRSWNETTPLHITDALNRTNRTVLQNELLFKKIN
- the LOC128874844 gene encoding methionine--tRNA ligase, mitochondrial-like isoform X1, giving the protein MAISLRYTIRLSSSIFMKNVCIETRSSNKRFIMTSRSKLDKVLNDLQKNPYFDKYAEKIAKFQKTCPEEFLQRAENQEKKERKAKVAVHLTRSSVQSLWTFPFLKTKIQSSWSHINKNNFCDNAIKNTYITTPIFYVNAGPHIGHLYTAVLADAMARFNSMLGHSVFLNTGTDEHGTKVENAAKAAGMLTHEYCTEISLKFLEMCHMFGIKYSDFIRTTEKRHMNAVHHFWNCLEERGHIYLGRYSGWYSTLDETFVSDTELIEEKDKAGNIIQVSNESGNPVEWTEEDNYKFRLTSFKDDLKYWLKNENTVQPAIYRNTLLNWIEDLQDLSISRPISRVPWAIPTPNDNSHTIYVWFDALVNYLTGVNYPNRSFKQFWPPSIQVVGKDILKFHGIYWPAFLIGAGLEPPKKLLCHGHWTIDDLKMSKSRGNVISPFEAMTNYTPEGLRYFLLRQAVLHSNANYNAKKIQNLLNAELANNMGNLINRCLGKSINPNRTIPSPSTYIEVLKSKAAIENIKTLEVIGEKTRVFYEKCQLHNVVDTVMNMLHISNQMFNDHKPWYLRESSNFDSAKELEAVISLSLESVRVAATILYPIIPRVASTILDSFQMPRLDRSWNETTPLHITDALNRTNRTVLQNELLFKKIN